From the Maioricimonas rarisocia genome, one window contains:
- a CDS encoding type II secretion system minor pseudopilin: MNRRFAHSGQSSASRRGSLLVIVLVVIVLLSLAAYTFTDVMITESEASVMQGRAVAARSFALSGVEYAAAWLETPDELETENLYHNPTTFAGVLMQDAPTDRARGRFTIIAPVETDPEGRQIRFGLIDESGKLNLNAIPLDELDDVQARDMLLYIPNMTEEIADSILDWVDSDDERRQYGAEDDTYQSMSPPYVTKNGPLETLDELLLVNGVTPALLYGEDANRNGLLDPNEDDGDISLPSDNEDGILDLGWSAYLTIYSRESNLRSDGTEKIDVNQSLLTELYDELEAEFGEEIAQFITAYRMYGATNVDPLEGDEGSRDSTGDLETDEALRGAAQSLAQAAFGGEGESVTRGGLDLSQGGSQKIESLYELIDAEVEGQVNGTRTTLISPWTSDPGDLAENLPILFDTLSTTANPYIEGRVNINQARYEVLLGIPDMPVELADGIVSSQMIGSDGQPLEDRLAIRNTTGWLLIEGLADLTTMRTLDKYITARGGVYRAQVLGHFDAGGPVARLDAVIDVTEFPARIVSCRDISQLGPGYRLEQMFSETGL, encoded by the coding sequence ATGAACCGGCGATTCGCACATTCCGGACAATCATCGGCATCGCGGCGGGGCAGCCTGCTTGTGATCGTGCTGGTGGTGATCGTGCTGCTCTCGCTTGCCGCGTATACGTTCACGGATGTGATGATCACCGAGAGCGAAGCCTCCGTCATGCAGGGCCGGGCAGTTGCCGCCCGCAGTTTCGCCCTGTCCGGGGTCGAGTATGCCGCGGCCTGGCTCGAAACGCCGGACGAACTCGAGACCGAGAACCTGTACCACAACCCCACGACATTCGCCGGCGTACTGATGCAGGACGCCCCGACCGATCGGGCCCGCGGGCGATTCACGATCATTGCTCCGGTGGAGACCGATCCGGAAGGCCGCCAGATCCGGTTCGGCCTGATCGACGAATCGGGCAAGCTCAACCTGAATGCAATCCCGCTCGACGAGCTGGATGACGTGCAGGCACGCGACATGCTGCTGTACATCCCCAACATGACCGAAGAGATCGCCGACAGCATTCTCGACTGGGTCGACAGCGACGACGAGCGCCGCCAGTACGGAGCCGAGGACGACACATATCAGTCCATGTCGCCGCCGTACGTCACCAAGAACGGTCCGTTGGAAACGCTCGACGAATTGTTGCTCGTCAATGGCGTGACGCCGGCACTGCTGTACGGTGAAGACGCCAACCGAAACGGACTGCTCGATCCCAACGAAGACGATGGCGATATCTCTCTTCCCTCCGACAATGAGGACGGCATCCTCGATCTCGGCTGGAGCGCCTACCTGACCATCTACAGCCGCGAGTCGAACCTGCGTTCCGACGGCACCGAGAAGATCGACGTCAACCAGTCGCTGCTGACGGAGCTGTACGACGAACTCGAAGCCGAGTTCGGAGAGGAAATCGCGCAGTTCATCACGGCCTACCGCATGTATGGCGCGACCAACGTCGATCCCCTCGAAGGTGACGAGGGGAGTCGCGACAGCACCGGCGACCTCGAAACCGACGAAGCACTCCGCGGTGCCGCCCAGTCACTCGCGCAGGCCGCTTTCGGCGGGGAAGGGGAATCCGTCACGCGGGGCGGTCTCGATCTGTCGCAGGGAGGCTCGCAGAAGATCGAATCCCTGTACGAACTGATCGACGCCGAGGTCGAAGGACAGGTCAACGGAACCCGGACCACGCTGATCAGCCCCTGGACGAGTGATCCGGGTGACCTGGCCGAGAACCTGCCAATTCTCTTCGACACGCTTTCGACCACGGCCAATCCGTACATCGAAGGCCGCGTGAACATCAACCAGGCGCGTTACGAAGTGTTGCTGGGCATCCCCGATATGCCGGTCGAACTGGCCGACGGCATCGTCAGTTCGCAGATGATCGGCAGCGACGGCCAACCGCTCGAAGACCGGCTGGCGATTCGCAACACAACCGGCTGGCTGCTCATCGAAGGGCTGGCCGACCTGACGACCATGCGGACTCTCGACAAATACATCACGGCCCGCGGCGGCGTCTATCGGGCGCAGGTGCTCGGACACTTCGATGCGGGAGGCCCGGTCGCCCGTCTGGATGCCGTCATCGACGTCACGGAGTTTCCCGCACGAATCGTCAGTTGCCGGGATATCTCGCAGCTCGGTCCCGGGTACCGGCTGGAACAGATGTTTTCGGAAACCGGTCTGTAG
- a CDS encoding type IV pilus biogenesis protein PilM, giving the protein MADYLAIEWDKRSLAVVEASIGRGEGDIARAFRIPWEMPEDETPQARGESLRKQLREQGATASKAVLVLPRDAFAVRRLDLPNAPDDELPDLVRFQAATRSATPLETLALDYIPLPREESASGRHVLLFSIDAHRLKDLTATLEAAGLHPTSCVVSTVAAAQCVAHAASTGKAGLMPGVPTLIVYQHKARVEISILDRGQLIFSHATRLPETTDATHVNPLKAELARSIVALGQLHPGVEVEQTVLIQEEGEDPSVESMLQDRFGERLHRLTPGEHTQLQSGRGVSTLPVIPLGALESLLEPTIVSVDLLNPRKAAAKPDRTRLRIGMGAAAAVLLLGTAYWMYRTEVASREDEIAYLEQRQDDLDAILQRGQPQLESAGEIDAWLAQAPSPLDVLTEFRDLLPETDRLYLTNLQYAPAARDAVATIRGSGYARSRRDAEDLYQALADNGYRVRPHEVEISRRDPEYPVTFELDVDAVREETAEESEGA; this is encoded by the coding sequence ATGGCTGACTATCTCGCAATCGAATGGGACAAGCGGTCGCTGGCGGTGGTCGAGGCATCGATCGGCCGCGGCGAAGGGGATATTGCGCGCGCCTTCCGCATCCCCTGGGAGATGCCCGAAGACGAAACGCCGCAGGCCCGGGGCGAATCTCTCCGCAAACAGCTTCGTGAACAGGGTGCGACCGCCTCGAAGGCCGTGCTCGTCCTGCCGCGGGATGCCTTCGCGGTCCGGCGGCTCGACCTTCCGAATGCTCCGGACGACGAGCTTCCCGATCTGGTCCGCTTCCAGGCGGCAACCCGATCCGCGACGCCGCTGGAGACACTGGCACTCGACTACATCCCGTTGCCCAGGGAGGAGTCCGCGAGCGGCCGGCATGTTCTGCTGTTCTCGATCGACGCCCATCGACTCAAGGATCTGACGGCGACGCTCGAAGCAGCCGGCCTGCACCCCACCAGCTGCGTCGTCAGCACCGTGGCTGCCGCACAATGCGTGGCGCATGCAGCCAGCACCGGCAAGGCCGGCCTCATGCCGGGGGTGCCGACGCTCATCGTCTATCAACACAAGGCCCGCGTGGAGATCTCGATCCTCGATCGTGGTCAGCTGATCTTTTCGCACGCGACGCGACTACCGGAAACGACCGACGCCACGCACGTCAATCCGCTCAAGGCCGAACTGGCTCGCTCGATCGTCGCACTCGGGCAGCTGCACCCGGGTGTCGAAGTCGAGCAAACCGTCCTCATCCAGGAAGAAGGGGAAGACCCGTCGGTCGAGTCGATGCTGCAGGACCGGTTCGGCGAACGATTGCACCGACTGACGCCGGGAGAACACACGCAGCTCCAGTCCGGTCGGGGCGTGTCCACGCTGCCGGTCATCCCGCTGGGAGCCCTCGAATCGCTGCTCGAGCCGACCATCGTCAGTGTCGACCTGCTCAATCCCCGCAAGGCGGCCGCGAAACCGGATCGCACGCGGCTGCGGATCGGCATGGGCGCAGCGGCCGCAGTTCTTCTTCTGGGGACAGCATACTGGATGTATCGCACCGAAGTGGCGTCGCGCGAGGACGAGATCGCGTACCTCGAGCAGCGCCAGGACGACCTTGACGCCATCCTCCAGAGAGGGCAGCCGCAACTCGAGTCAGCCGGCGAAATCGATGCCTGGCTTGCTCAGGCCCCCTCGCCACTCGACGTCCTCACCGAATTCCGGGACCTGTTGCCGGAGACCGATCGCCTGTACCTGACGAACCTGCAGTACGCCCCGGCGGCGCGCGACGCGGTGGCAACGATCCGTGGCTCCGGCTACGCCCGCTCGCGTCGTGACGCGGAAGACCTGTACCAGGCACTGGCCGACAATGGTTACCGGGTCCGGCCGCACGAAGTGGAAATCAGTCGCCGCGACCCCGAGTACCCGGTCACGTTCGAACTGGACGTCGACGCCGTTCGCGAAGAAACAGCCGAAGAATCGGAAGGGGCCTAA
- the gspG gene encoding type II secretion system major pseudopilin GspG — protein MQRSRPVRRARRAGFTLLELLIVLAIIGVIAAMVVPRLLGQQKQANIKATQASIHGLEQALKLYAVDHDASFPDGNQEALQQLIAPTDRNGKAMEPYLEKLPLDAWGEPFYYEYPNSKSSVDKPAIWSSGPDRKNDNGSGDDINNWDDLDA, from the coding sequence ATGCAACGCTCCCGTCCTGTCCGCCGCGCTCGTCGCGCGGGCTTCACCCTGCTGGAACTGCTCATCGTGCTCGCCATCATCGGCGTCATCGCCGCGATGGTCGTACCCCGGCTGCTCGGCCAGCAGAAGCAGGCGAACATCAAGGCGACCCAGGCCAGTATCCACGGCCTCGAACAGGCCCTCAAACTGTATGCCGTCGATCACGACGCCAGTTTCCCCGATGGCAATCAGGAAGCCCTGCAGCAGTTGATCGCCCCCACCGATCGCAACGGCAAGGCGATGGAGCCGTACCTCGAGAAGCTGCCGCTCGACGCCTGGGGGGAACCGTTCTACTACGAGTACCCCAACTCGAAGTCGTCGGTCGACAAGCCGGCCATCTGGTCGTCCGGACCGGATCGCAAGAACGACAATGGCAGCGGCGACGACATCAACAACTGGGATGACCTCGACGCCTGA
- a CDS encoding GspE/PulE family protein, whose amino-acid sequence MDIAALLIRTGLVTEREVAIARQEAPQRRLDQVLVDMGVISEEDVLRALASELGMEFVPLKDQEIDPDLLGRFPATAIFRHEILPLERNNGTVTVATADPFDLESLDELSSVANCRVQPVLACRDEIVTLIKEHLGVGGDTIGQLVAQRAESGVELLDDVPEEMGELAESAQAPSVIRLVNELLVEALEQRASDVHLEPQEKGLVIRYRVDGLLRVQPVPPEINHFSTAIVTRLKIMSRLNIAEKRLPQDGRINIRVQGREIDVRVSIIPMIHGEGVVLRLLDKERMKFDLSRVGMPDDIGGTFRQLISLPHGIVLVTGPTGSGKTTTLYSALGEIRSPETKIITVEDPVEYHMGGINQIQVHSKIGLTFAAGLRSILRHDPDVVLIGEIRDGETATSAIQASLTGHLVFSTLHTNDAPGAFTRLVDMGVEPYLVSSTVEGVIAQRLVRVLCSNCKQPFTPDEKDLPRDMPRPVDRLWRAGSCRNCRDSGFTGRSGVFELLVNDAEIRRLCVERASTAAIRDHALEQGMVTLRQSGYRKAAAGETTLDEVVRITRGDVS is encoded by the coding sequence ATGGATATTGCAGCACTCCTCATCCGGACTGGCCTGGTGACCGAACGCGAGGTCGCCATCGCGCGGCAGGAAGCGCCGCAGCGACGGCTCGACCAGGTTCTGGTCGACATGGGCGTCATCTCCGAAGAAGACGTGCTCCGGGCCCTCGCCAGCGAACTCGGCATGGAGTTCGTTCCACTCAAGGACCAGGAAATCGATCCGGATCTCCTCGGCCGGTTCCCCGCGACCGCCATCTTCCGGCACGAGATCCTCCCGCTCGAACGCAACAACGGCACCGTCACCGTTGCCACCGCCGACCCGTTCGACCTCGAATCGCTCGACGAGCTCTCCTCGGTCGCCAACTGTCGCGTCCAGCCGGTCCTGGCCTGCCGCGACGAAATCGTTACGCTGATCAAGGAACATCTCGGCGTCGGTGGCGACACGATCGGCCAGCTTGTCGCCCAGCGTGCCGAAAGCGGCGTCGAACTGCTCGACGACGTTCCCGAAGAAATGGGCGAACTGGCCGAGTCGGCCCAGGCCCCTTCGGTCATCCGGCTGGTGAACGAACTGCTCGTCGAGGCTCTCGAACAGCGAGCCAGTGACGTTCACCTCGAGCCGCAGGAAAAGGGACTGGTCATCCGCTATCGCGTGGACGGTCTGCTCCGCGTCCAGCCGGTCCCTCCCGAAATCAATCACTTCTCCACGGCCATCGTCACGCGACTGAAGATCATGTCGCGACTGAACATTGCCGAAAAGCGCCTGCCTCAGGACGGTCGCATCAACATCCGCGTCCAGGGACGCGAGATCGACGTTCGTGTTTCGATCATCCCGATGATTCATGGCGAAGGCGTCGTGCTGCGTCTGCTCGACAAGGAGCGGATGAAGTTCGACCTCTCCCGCGTCGGCATGCCGGATGACATCGGCGGGACGTTCCGCCAACTGATCTCACTGCCGCACGGCATTGTCCTCGTGACCGGCCCGACTGGTAGTGGTAAGACGACAACGCTCTACAGTGCCTTGGGCGAAATCCGCTCGCCGGAAACCAAGATCATCACGGTCGAGGATCCGGTGGAATACCACATGGGCGGCATCAACCAGATTCAGGTCCACTCGAAGATCGGCCTCACCTTCGCCGCCGGCCTGCGAAGCATCCTGCGTCATGACCCCGACGTGGTGCTCATCGGAGAAATCCGCGACGGCGAAACCGCCACCAGCGCGATTCAGGCGTCGCTGACCGGCCACCTCGTGTTCAGTACGCTGCATACGAACGACGCGCCTGGTGCCTTTACCCGACTGGTCGACATGGGAGTCGAGCCGTACCTGGTCTCCAGCACGGTGGAAGGGGTGATCGCACAGCGACTCGTCCGCGTGCTCTGTTCGAACTGCAAACAGCCCTTCACGCCCGACGAAAAAGACCTTCCCCGGGACATGCCCCGACCGGTCGATCGCCTGTGGCGTGCGGGGAGCTGCCGCAACTGCAGGGACTCCGGCTTTACAGGACGTTCGGGCGTCTTCGAGCTCCTCGTTAACGATGCCGAAATCCGTCGGCTCTGCGTCGAACGGGCCAGCACCGCCGCCATTCGCGACCACGCCCTCGAGCAGGGAATGGTCACGCTTCGCCAGTCCGGATACCGCAAGGCGGCGGCCGGCGAAACCACTCTGGATGAGGTTGTTCGGATCACCCGGGGTGATGTTTCCTAG
- a CDS encoding prepilin-type N-terminal cleavage/methylation domain-containing protein, which produces MTPPVAHVRTPRRRQAFTLLEVIIALGIGLILLAGIYSAIEVYMRITITGQDQVAQAQIIRAIFNRMSNDAASVVFAVPEEETEDEESLEDPATGDLPEEDAAEEEIVIDVGDSVSAMQQTSLGIVGDSTTIMLHISRPARGLSYAEAINAGSIVTRTSDLMSVSYFLAAEGGSSLGAAVASLATSGGATAPGGFAASDSDGIVGLARLEGDRMALDYADAQADIDGMAQASKILAPEVVYLQFRYFDGIDWWDVWDSQTEGRLPRAIEVTLGLRPIPELTSSARVTPADSTSNNDTEEESLRFVQQIIAIPLSEPYIEEEAYY; this is translated from the coding sequence GTGACACCACCTGTCGCTCACGTCCGAACACCACGCCGCCGGCAGGCGTTTACCCTGCTCGAAGTCATCATTGCGCTCGGCATCGGACTGATTCTGCTCGCGGGCATCTACAGCGCGATCGAAGTCTACATGCGGATCACGATTACCGGGCAGGATCAGGTCGCTCAGGCGCAGATCATCCGGGCTATCTTCAACCGCATGTCGAACGATGCCGCATCGGTGGTCTTCGCGGTGCCGGAGGAAGAGACCGAAGACGAGGAATCGCTCGAAGATCCCGCCACAGGTGATCTCCCGGAGGAGGATGCCGCAGAGGAAGAGATCGTGATCGACGTTGGCGATTCGGTCAGCGCGATGCAGCAGACGAGCCTCGGCATCGTCGGGGACAGTACGACAATCATGCTGCACATCAGCCGTCCCGCCCGGGGCCTGAGCTACGCCGAAGCGATCAACGCCGGCAGCATCGTCACCCGTACCAGCGACCTGATGTCGGTCTCGTACTTTCTCGCGGCCGAGGGAGGCAGCAGCCTCGGAGCGGCCGTCGCTTCGCTGGCAACATCGGGAGGGGCGACAGCACCAGGAGGGTTCGCGGCCAGCGATTCCGATGGCATCGTCGGGCTGGCCCGGCTGGAAGGGGACCGGATGGCCCTCGACTACGCCGATGCCCAGGCCGACATCGACGGCATGGCTCAGGCCTCGAAGATCCTCGCCCCCGAAGTCGTCTACCTGCAGTTCCGCTATTTCGACGGCATCGACTGGTGGGACGTGTGGGACAGCCAGACCGAAGGGCGTCTTCCCCGGGCGATCGAGGTGACGCTGGGACTTCGTCCGATCCCCGAACTGACCAGTTCCGCCCGGGTCACGCCGGCAGACTCGACATCAAACAACGATACGGAAGAGGAATCGCTCCGCTTCGTCCAGCAGATCATCGCCATTCCGCTCTCGGAACCGTACATCGAAGAAGAAGCGTACTACTGA
- a CDS encoding type II secretion system F family protein yields MPDYQYTARELSGQQVNGVLSASSQHDALATLASRQLFPIQIDLAESSRAQQKHVGRRVGARQLATFYSQLADLLKSGVPLLRALDLLERQVSSQALKVVLEEVRDQVADGTRLFEAMQQHPKAFNELVVSMVRAGEEGGFLEEVLKRIAAFTEHQEDLKGRVIGAMVYPTFLLTFGTLMIAILMIKFVPNFAPLFERMIERGTLPWATSSLLAISDSVQQYWLIAALAIGGIVVVINQLLQSDQGRWQVDRFRLTAPGMGRIVRSLATARFCRVLGTLLHNGVPILQSLRIAKDATGNAVLKKAIADAADNISTGKSLARPLAASGEFSDEIVEMISVGEEANNLENVLIDIADNLERRTNRELDLSVRMLEPIMLLIMAMVVLYVVIALLLPIMQSSGIV; encoded by the coding sequence ATGCCTGATTACCAGTACACCGCCCGGGAACTGAGCGGCCAGCAGGTCAACGGCGTTCTGTCGGCGTCGAGTCAGCATGACGCGCTGGCCACGCTCGCCTCGCGGCAGCTCTTCCCGATCCAGATCGACCTGGCCGAGTCGTCCCGCGCACAGCAGAAGCACGTGGGCCGCCGCGTCGGGGCCCGCCAGCTGGCCACCTTCTATTCGCAGCTCGCTGACCTGCTGAAGTCCGGCGTACCGCTGCTGCGGGCCCTCGACCTCCTCGAAAGACAGGTCAGCAGCCAGGCCCTCAAGGTCGTCCTCGAAGAAGTCCGCGATCAGGTGGCGGACGGGACGCGACTCTTCGAGGCGATGCAGCAGCATCCCAAGGCCTTCAACGAGCTGGTCGTCAGCATGGTGCGGGCCGGCGAAGAAGGGGGCTTCCTCGAAGAGGTCCTCAAACGGATCGCCGCCTTCACCGAGCATCAGGAAGACCTCAAGGGACGCGTGATCGGGGCGATGGTTTACCCGACGTTCCTGCTCACGTTCGGCACGCTGATGATCGCGATCCTGATGATCAAGTTCGTGCCCAACTTCGCACCGCTGTTCGAGCGGATGATCGAACGGGGCACGCTCCCCTGGGCGACCTCCTCGCTGCTGGCGATCAGTGATTCCGTGCAGCAGTACTGGCTGATCGCGGCCCTGGCGATCGGAGGCATCGTCGTCGTGATCAATCAACTGCTGCAGTCCGATCAGGGACGCTGGCAGGTCGACCGTTTCCGGCTGACCGCCCCCGGCATGGGACGAATCGTCCGCAGCCTGGCGACGGCCCGGTTCTGCCGCGTGCTGGGAACCCTGCTGCACAACGGCGTGCCGATCCTGCAGTCCCTGCGGATTGCCAAGGACGCCACCGGCAATGCCGTCCTCAAGAAAGCCATCGCCGACGCTGCCGACAACATCTCGACCGGCAAATCACTCGCCCGTCCCCTCGCGGCCAGCGGAGAGTTCTCCGACGAGATCGTGGAGATGATTTCCGTCGGCGAAGAAGCCAACAACCTCGAGAACGTCCTCATCGATATTGCCGACAACCTCGAACGCCGCACGAACCGTGAACTCGACCTGAGCGTGAGGATGCTCGAGCCGATCATGCTGCTTATCATGGCCATGGTAGTGCTCTACGTCGTGATCGCCCTGCTGCTCCCGATCATGCAGAGCTCCGGGATCGTCTGA